TATCGAACAGTTTTTTTACACATTGCAACGTATAGGTATGGATGGTATCGAAGCCACGGTTGCCATAAGGCGCGCGGGCATTGTCTCCCAGATAGATATAATCGTACTGTGGTAGTTCCGCAACTATTTCCTTTAAGACGGTCAATCCGCCATATCCTGAATCGAAAACACCTATTGGTCCCATATCATTAGTTATCGCTGTTGCCATTATTGATTACTGCTCTTTCTGCATTAAGCCCTGGCCGGTGAGGTCGTATATACGCTGGATTTCATGGAGTACACCTTCGAAATCTATTTCCAGATCCTTTAGCAGACCGTTTTTCAGATCGTATACCCAGCCATGTACGGTAGGATATCCTTTCTGGGTATACATTTTCTGTACGGCAGCGGTTTTTATGATGTTGATGCACTGCTCCTGTACATTGAGTTCTACCAGTCTGTTGTAGCGGTCATGTTCTACCGGGATGGCGTTCAGTTCGTCCATATGAAGGCGGTAAACATCCCTGATGTTACGTAGCCATGGATTGAGGATGCCGAGGTCCAGTGGTTGCATGGCGGCTTTAACACCACCGCAGTTGTAGTGACCGCATACCACGATATGTTTTACCTCCAGGTGTACTACCGCATAGTTGATAACGGCCATTACATTGAGGTCGGTATTACATACCAGGTTGGCGATGTTACGGTGTACAAACACTTCTCCGGCTTCGAGACCCATGATCTCGTTGGTAGGAACACGGCTGTCGCTACAACCGATGTACAGATATTTAGGTGCCTGGGAATCCGCCATTTTCTCAAAGAAATCGGCTTCAGTGGCTGTTTTGGATGCAACCCACTTTCTGTTGTTCTCAAAAACCTGTTTATAGTCAGTCATAGCGCTGTATTTTGCGCTAAAGATACGGCAGGAATAGGTTTCGAAGTACAGGAAAGAATTAATTGCCTATTACCGCTGGTGGAGCATATTTAACTTGTATTGCTTTATTTCCAGTTCTTCCGCGACCTGATCCAGGAACAGGTTTGGTGCAGTGGCAGGTTTTTCATTTTTACCAAAGATAATCACGAGCAATTCTATTAATCCGAAAAAGCAAAATACAAAGAGCAGGAATCGTATGTTCTTGTCATAGATGGCCTTTATAACTCCTGTTAATCCCAGTATTCTGGTTATAAGCGAGAATAGCCTGTTTGGTGGTGATTGTACAGGTGGCGGGGGAAGAGTGCTGGTATTTATCCGGTCGATGACATA
The Chitinophaga sp. Cy-1792 genome window above contains:
- a CDS encoding carbonic anhydrase yields the protein MTDYKQVFENNRKWVASKTATEADFFEKMADSQAPKYLYIGCSDSRVPTNEIMGLEAGEVFVHRNIANLVCNTDLNVMAVINYAVVHLEVKHIVVCGHYNCGGVKAAMQPLDLGILNPWLRNIRDVYRLHMDELNAIPVEHDRYNRLVELNVQEQCINIIKTAAVQKMYTQKGYPTVHGWVYDLKNGLLKDLEIDFEGVLHEIQRIYDLTGQGLMQKEQ